The following coding sequences lie in one Apium graveolens cultivar Ventura chromosome 3, ASM990537v1, whole genome shotgun sequence genomic window:
- the LOC141713438 gene encoding putative HVA22-like protein g, whose translation MIGSLLTRGLVMVLGYAYPAYECYKTVEQNKPDVEQLRFWCQYWILVAMLTVMERVGDTFVSWVPMYSEAKLFFYIYLWYPKTKGTSYVYDSFFRPYIAKHETDIDRNLIELRTRAGDYAVLYWQRAASYGQTRVLDILQYIALQSTPRPSTQPQPATRVRRPPAAQNHQATVTAQTQVDEPASPATSTSSGEVQEEMVEEKDPPEVPASPTPVAAMNAQKSTATQSISGSSKPTTSNEEALAIETASSPAKEEAKNAPGQDAALEESIRVTRGRLRRTRVTSIR comes from the exons ATGATCGGATCATTACTTACCAGAGGACTTGT GATGGTCCTTGGTTATGCGTATCCTGCTTACGAGTGTTATAAAACTGTGGAACAAAATAAGCCTGATGTTGAACAACTTCGGTTTTGGTGTCAATACTG GATCTTAGTTGCCATGTTGACAGTCATGGAGAGGGTAGGGGATACTTTTGTTTCATG GGTTCCAATGTACAGTGAAGCAAAGCTGTTCTTTTATATATACTTGTGGTACCCTAAAACAAAG GGAACATCATATGTTTATGACTCCTTCTTTAGACCATACATTGCAAAGCACGAGACAGATATTGACCGTAATTTGATAGAACTAAGGACCAGGGCTGGAGATTATGCGGTTTTATACTGGCAAAGAGCTGCGAGCTATGGTCAAACCAGAGTTTTGGACATTCTTCAATACATTGCATTGCAATCAACCCCTAGACCCTCTACTCAG CCACAGCCAGCTACTAGAGTTCGCAGACCCCCAGCAGCACAAAATCACCAAGCGACTGTTACAGCACAAACTCAGGTTGATGAACCGGCTTCTCCTGCTACAAGTACATCTTCGGGTGAGGTCCAAGAAGAGATGGTTGAAGAGAAAGACCCTCCAGAAGTTCCTGCATCACCTACCCCTGTTGCTGCCATGAATGCACAAAAATCAACTGCAACACAGTCTATCAGTGGTTCATCCAAACCCACGACCTCAAATGAAGAAGCATTGGCTATTGAAACAGCGTCTTCTCCAGCAAAAGAAGAGGCAAAAAACGCTCCAGGACAAGATGCAGCTCTGGAAGAAAGCATTCGAGTTACACGTGGCAGATTGAGGCGGACACGTGTTACATCAATTCGTTGA
- the LOC141715074 gene encoding transcription factor E2FC-like, whose protein sequence is MCTPNVEHLLHRLFYCAMLAACVHTTIQNISRQAAAKVGDGKLGGRRRWRRRARATPLCNSPSSAPPLLLYKHNNTIIINNNNFNSDTKININNNNKKKPRKRNFQYRNPFISPSPPASTLQPANIVGKDKGKSNEIETINGNSNKHTAGVEHSTHGKVIRKPKVSINVKSEPQESYAEHAENINIATACRYDSSLGLLTKKFISLIHEARDGTLDLNKTADVLEVRKRRIYDITNVLEGIGLIEKTAKNHIRWKEFDTKTRESEFQAAQLMAEIESLYAEDNRVEDRIRKAKERLNDLKCDQSSQKYLFVTEKDIMSLPQLKNQTVMVIKAPHASYVEVPDPDEGAFARKEYRLLVRSTTGPINLYLLSKHEGGCEDDAMDMKSFNASVRNGGRCQNVNNFHSEKSNLYKLHKIVPSDSNIDDDYWLRSDDSVTASDMWGTSHT, encoded by the exons ATGTGCACACCCAATGTCGAACATCTCTTACACCGCCTTTTTTACTGCGCGATGTTGGCAGCATGTG TACATACGACGATACAAAATATAAGCAGGCAGGCAGCTGCGAAAGTTGGTGATGGCAAGCTCGGCGGCAGACGGCGGTGGCGGAGAAGAGCTCGGGCGACACCTCTCTGCAATTCACCTTCATCAGCACCACCATTATTACTCTACAAACATAATAATactattattattaataataataatttcaATTCTGATactaaaattaatattaataataataataagaagaAGCCTAGAAAAAGGAACTTTCAGTATCGAAACCCCTTCATTTCCCCCTCTCCTCCTGCCTCCACTCTTCAG CCAGCAAATATAGTTGGAAAGGACAAGGGCAAGAGTAATGAAATAGAAACTATTAACGGTAATAGCAACAAACACACAGCTGGAGTAGAGCATTCCACACATGGGAAGGTAATCAGAAAACCAAAGGTTTCCATAAATGTCAAATCTGAGCCACAAGAATCATATGCAG AGCATGCTGAAAATATAAATATAGCTACTGCTTGTCGATATGACAGTTCTTTAG GTTTGTTGACAAAGAAATTTATTAGCTTGATACATGAGGCCAGAGATGGAACACTTGATCTGAACAAGACTGCAGATGTGTTAGAG GTGAGAAAGAGGAGAATCTATGATATAACCAATGTTCTTGAAGGAATAGGGTTAATTGAGAAAACAGCAAAAAATCACATCCGTTGGAA GGAATTCGATACGAAGACCAGAGAATCAGAATTTCAAGCAGCTCAACTGATG GCTGAGATTGAAAGTCTATATGCAGAAGACAACAGAGTGGAGGATCGCATAAG GAAAGCAAAAGAGCGGCTAAATGACCTGAAATGTGATCAAAGTTCCCAAAA GTATCTGTTTGTGACGGAGAAAGACATCATGAGCCTTCCACAACTTAAG AATCAGACTGTAATGGTGATAAAAGCTCCACATGCTAGTTATGTTGAAGTTCCTGATCCTGATGAG GGGGCTTTTGCAAGGAAGGAGTATAGACTTTTGGTTCGAAGTACAACAGGGCCAATCAATTTGTATCTTTTAAG CAAGCATGAGGGAGGGTGTGAGGATGATGCTATGGACATGAAATCATTTAATGCATCAGTTAGGAATGGTGGAAGATGCCAGAATGTTAATAACTTCCATTCGGAGAAGTCAAACTTGTATAAGCTTCACAAAATAGTACCCTCGGACAGCAAT ATTGATGATGATTATTGGCTCCGCTCAGATGATAGTGTCACTGCATCTGATATGTGGGGTACGTCACATACTTAA